In Ostrinia nubilalis chromosome 12, ilOstNubi1.1, whole genome shotgun sequence, one DNA window encodes the following:
- the LOC135076509 gene encoding uncharacterized protein LOC135076509 has translation MNFQTSVVFPSLKVLVVNPLTPSGQMVTIKILSGLIFGENQLIDLILLVYSNEKPIAERMKIELITCAYCCYNTITVSSDLPSISDADVFCFMSNFYNLNKIELDKVDNDDQFDALYLIIKIANNFSRPESIKEEPIDDGVKFVKRSKKPKPIPRKPIFMADGLAAMDILMSLAKNMPHDIFFCPSPLPYIAKSVLGEYLKVQCNEINDVLVWAANDEVFHVEVEKPMIIHDQMNDESKCDWDMVGKDLFRSFDFDHTQFSPSWMKKEFIEKVSISSSKNPYGSIFRAALFAKALKSIWQSRTIGADKKFYCCMGVISDGSLGTMKGYPYVLPLIFNGDTWTVNKRFEETAHLRNELKRINRAVREHHQILIPYCKRFLQDNVINQAFIPVPVESSSEYSSVANSSKTSMVMQ, from the exons ATGAATTTTCAAACAAGTGTTGTGTTTCCATCTCTGAAAGTATTGGTAGTGAATCCCCTGACTCCATCGGGCCAGATGGTTACTATTAAAATACTATCAGGTTTAATATTTGGAGAAAATCAGCTAATAGATTTGATACTTTTGGTTTATTCAAACGAAAAGCCTATAGCCGAGCGAATGAAAATAGAACTTATTACGTGTGCCTATTGTTGTTACAACACTATTACAGTATCTTCAGACTTGCCCAG tatttcagATGCTGATGTCTTCTGCTTCATGTCAAATTTTTACAATCTCAACAAGATTGAGTTGGACAAAGTAGATAATGATGATCAATTTGATGCTTTATATTTAATCATCAAAATTGCAAACAATTTTTCGCGTCCCGAGTCAATTAAGGAAGAGCCAATTGACGATGGAGTTAAATTCGTTAAGCGATCCAAAAAACCAAAACCCATACCTCGAAAGCCAATATTCATGGCGGATGGTTTAGCGGCAATGGACATATTAATGTCTCTCGCTAAAAATATGCCCCATGACATATTTTTCTGTCCTAGTCCACTACCGTATATTGCAAAGTCTGTTTTAGGAGAGTATTTGAAA GTTCAGTGTAACGAAATCAACGATGTCCTTGTATGGGCGGCAAATGACGAAGTGTTTCATGTTGAAGTAGAAAAACCCATGATCATTCATGATCAAATGAATGATGAATCTAAATGCGATTGGGATATGGTCGGCAAAGACTTGTTTCGGTCGTTTGACTTCGACCATACTCAATTTAGCCCGTCTTGGATGAAGAAAGAATTTATAGAGAAG GTATCAATTTCTTCATCAAAGAATCCTTATGGCTCTATCTTCAGAGCGGCTTTATTTGCCAAAGCACTGAAGTCAATTTGGCAATCTCGTACAATTGGAGCTGACAAGAAGTTTTACTGCTGTATGGGCGTCATAAGTGACGGATCCTTGGGAACTATGAAAG GCTATCCTTACGTACTCCCATTGATTTTTAACGGCGATACGTGGACCGTGAACAAGCGGTTTGAGGAGACCGCGCACTTGAGAAACGAACTGAAAAGGATCAACAGAGCAGTTAGGGAGCATCATCAAATT TTGATACCATATTGCAAGAGATTTCTGCAAGATAATGTTATCAACCAAGCGTTCATCCCTGTTCCAGTTGAGAGTAGTTCTGAATATTCTTCTGTAGCTAATAGCAGCAAAACAAGCATGGTAATGCAATGA